The DNA sequence ACGTCGTCGCCGACACCGGCTACGAGGCGTCGATGCTGGGCCGCGAGCGGTACATGGAGTACTACAACGAGTTCTACGACGACCTGACCGTCGCCGGGATGCGCTTCTTCTCGGTGTATCAGGGGTACGGCGGCGCGGAGGAGCACAAAGGCGAGTTCGCCAACACCGTCTCGCAGTTCGCCGACAAGGTGGCCCGGGGCGAACCGCCGGTCCTGTGGGGCGACGGCACGCAGACGCGGGATTTCGTCCACGTCTCCGACGTGGTCAGCGCGCTGGTTCGGGCCGCCGAGGAACGCCTGACCGGCGCGTACAACGTCGGGACGGGGGACCACTACTCGTTCAACGAGGTGGTCGACCTGATCAACGATGCGCTCGGCACGGATGTCGAACCGGAGTACGAGCCGATCCAGCTGAAAAACTACAATCACCAGCAGCGAGCCGACGCCTCGAAGCTCCGCGAGGCGACGGGCTGGGAGCCGACGGTCGACTTCGAGGACGGCGTTCGGCGGGTCTGCGAACCGTACCAGTAAATCACCGGATTTAATCGCCGCGACGGCGGAGCCCCGGGCATGACCGACACCGTCAGAGTCGTCGGCGTCCCCGCCGACTACGGGGCGAACCGACGCGGCGTCGACATGGGACCGTCGGCGATCCGGTACGCCGGACTGGCCGAGGCCATCGAGAGCGCCGGCGTGGACTGCGTGGACGGGGGCGACGTTCCGGCCCCGCGGCCGGAGGAGCGCGATCCCGACCGGGAGACCCCGGCGACCGGCGACGCGAAGTTCCTCCGCGAGATCGAGGGTGTGTGTCGTCGCCTGCGCGACGAGACCGCCGGCGCGATCGCGGACGGTGAGACGCCGCTCGTGCTCGGCGGCGACCACTCCATCGCGATGGGCTCTCTCGGCGGTGCCACCCGTGACGCCTCGCTCGGGGCCGTCTGGTTCGACGCCCACGCTGACCTGAACACGCCTGCGACGACGCCCAGCGGCAACGTCCACGGGATGCCGCTGGCCGCCGCGCTCGGCCGAGGGGAGATCGGCGCGACCGAGTGGGCGAACGCGCCCGGACTCGCAGAGGAGAACGTCGCCCTCGTCGGCCTCCGGAGCCTCGACGACCCCGAGAAGGAGGTTATCCGGGAGAGCGACGTGGCTGCATTCACGATGTCGGACATCGACGAGCGCGGCATCACGCCCGTCGTCGAGGACGCGCTGGACGTGGCCACCGACGGCACCGACGGCATCCACGTCAGCCTCGATCTGGACTGGCTCGACCCCAACGAGGCACCCGGCGTCGGGACGCCCGTCCGGGGCGGCGTCACCTACCGCGAGGCCCACGCCGCGATGGAGGCGGTCGCCCTACGCGACGAGCGCAACGGCGTCCTCCGGTCGATGGAGGCCGTCGAAGTGAACCCCATCCTCGACGAG is a window from the Halostella salina genome containing:
- a CDS encoding NAD-dependent epimerase/dehydratase family protein, which codes for MHGQRVLVTGGAGFIGSNLANHLAADNDVVVVDDLYLGTPENLDDDVEFHEASVLDDDLPTDVDAVFHFAALSSRAMLEDDPQRGARVNVEGFVNVVEQARADGCDTVVYASTSSIYDDDLPSSEDEDVVADTGYEASMLGRERYMEYYNEFYDDLTVAGMRFFSVYQGYGGAEEHKGEFANTVSQFADKVARGEPPVLWGDGTQTRDFVHVSDVVSALVRAAEERLTGAYNVGTGDHYSFNEVVDLINDALGTDVEPEYEPIQLKNYNHQQRADASKLREATGWEPTVDFEDGVRRVCEPYQ
- the rocF gene encoding arginase; its protein translation is MTDTVRVVGVPADYGANRRGVDMGPSAIRYAGLAEAIESAGVDCVDGGDVPAPRPEERDPDRETPATGDAKFLREIEGVCRRLRDETAGAIADGETPLVLGGDHSIAMGSLGGATRDASLGAVWFDAHADLNTPATTPSGNVHGMPLAAALGRGEIGATEWANAPGLAEENVALVGLRSLDDPEKEVIRESDVAAFTMSDIDERGITPVVEDALDVATDGTDGIHVSLDLDWLDPNEAPGVGTPVRGGVTYREAHAAMEAVALRDERNGVLRSMEAVEVNPILDEQNETARLAVELAASAFGRRVL